A single region of the Brassica rapa cultivar Chiifu-401-42 chromosome A03, CAAS_Brap_v3.01, whole genome shotgun sequence genome encodes:
- the LOC103856689 gene encoding SWR1 complex subunit 6 — protein MEEDMANRRVSSRTRKVASKMAAALTSTDNRTQAAIARLEALENDNGAVEVVDLNDDEEASLDEDDDLGYMQRKQHKGSKRKTRQAKALEARKAPKSFTELLQEANLESLPSHVPTYLKAAVGPPSSSSRRHFCTVCGYIAGYNCCLCGMRFCSIRCQNIHKDTRCQKFVA, from the exons ATGGAGGAAGACATGGCGAATCGTAGAGTGTCGAGTCGGACTCGTAAGGTTGCTTCGAAGATGGCGGCGGCTCTTACAAGCACCGACAATCGAACGCAG GCTGCGATTGCACGGCTGGAAGCTTTGGAGAACGATAATGGAGCTGTGGAGGTGGTTGATTTGAACGATGATGAAGAAGCCTCTCTTGATGAAGACGATGATCTCG GTTACATGCAGAGGAAGCAACACAAGGGATCAAAGCGTAAAACTCGACAAGCTAAAGCTTTGGAGGCTCGTAAAGCTCCTAAGTCCTTCACTGAGCTCTTGCAGGAG GCAAATTTGGAATCTTTGCCGTCGCATGTGCCCACTTACTTGAAAGCAGCCGTGGGACCTCCGAGTTCGTCTTCTCGTCGCCATTTCTGTACAGTCTGTGGATACATTGCGGGATATAATTGCTGCTTATGTGGGATGCGGTTTTGTTCTATACGCTGTCAAAACATTCACAAGGATACTCGTTGTCAGAAGTTTGTTGCATAG
- the LOC103856908 gene encoding cation/H(+) antiporter 24 — translation MVRYFPNSNDQILLPVHLGFWPENPDTGGVVSTRAFSARLPVVCRQIHSKQPFGMFRGENAMNYAFSTFLLEAVIIIFFIKITCFLLRPLRQPRIVCEIIGGMMVGPSMLGGSRNFNYYVFPPISNYICANLGLMGFFYFFFITAAKTDVASVAKSPRKHKYIAAIGVVIPAFCVGVTGMAMRHKMNKNMRKISSIGAIAFGLSFSSFPVIYTILRDMNLVNSEVGKFAMSVALLGDMAAILVLTFFEAMMHGDGGGAMAIVWYLVSVAIFSGFMLLVVRGALEWVVSHTPEGKLVDQNYIVMILMGVLVACFLTDMLGLSIGVGPIWLGLVVPHGPPLGSTLAIRSETFIHEFLMPFSFGLVGLNTNVYLLTSDIWGQELSPLVYMVIVGFITKFIAVVAAAVFFKVPTRDSLTLGLMMNLRGQIDMLLYLHWIDKRIVGLAGFTVLVLQSVVITGISTPLISFLYDPNRPYRISKHRTIQHTPPSTEMGLVLAVSDHEALSGLITFLDLAYPTSSSPFSIYAIQLVELMGRASPVFIEEKDVEEGEEEDHHERIRSRRVDQVQSAFKLYQENRNECVTLHAYTAHAPKRLMYQDICELALVKKTAFILLPYQQERLDDAAPTELRNSGMLSVNADVLAHTPCSVCIYYDKGRLKNAVFRSLDDVQQHSTSLSRVRQETYRFVVLFLGGADNREALHLADRMTVNPDITLTVIRFLAFNHEGEDEKEKKLDDGVVTWFWVKNEGKDRVSYKEVVVKNGAETLAAIQAMNVNDYDLWITGKREGINPKILEGLAEWSENHQLGVIGETVAGSIFASEGSVLVVQQQVRNRKGGDAFLNGKFDYKSLVSSWSCYR, via the exons ATGGTTAGGTATTTCCCCAACAGCAATGACCAGATTCTCCTGCCAGTCCATCTCGGGTTCTGGCCGGAGAACCCAGACACCGGGGGTGTGGTTAGTACTCGAGCCTTCTCGGCCAGACTTCCAGTGGTGTGCCGACAGATTCACAGTAAGCAACCATTTGGAATGTTCAGAGGCGAAAATGCTATGAACTATGCATTTTCGACTTTTTTGCTCGAAGcagttattataatatttttcatcaaaatcaCTTGCTTCCTCCTTCGACCTCTACGTCAACCACGTATCGTCTGCGAGATCATT GGTGGAATGATGGTAGGACCGTCGATGCTAGGAGGAAGCAGAAACTTCAACTACTACGTGTTCCCACCTATTTCAAACTACATATGTGCAAACTTGGGACTAATGGGATTCTTttacttcttcttcatcactgCGGCCAAGACCGATGTTGCATCCGTTGCAAAGTCCCCAAGAAAGCACAAATACATCGCTGCCATAGGTGTTGTCATCCCAGCGTTTTGCGTTGGGGTCACAGGGATGGCCATGCGTCACAAAATGAACAAAAACATGAGGAAGATATCCTCCATTGGAGCGATTGCGTTTGGGTTATCTTTCAGTTCTTTCCCTGTCATCTACACTATTTTAAGAGACATGAACCTCGTCAACTCAGAGGTGGGCAAGTTCGCCATGTCGGTAGCTCTTCTTGGAGATATGGCAGCGATCTTGGTGCTTACTTTCTTCGAAGCCATGATGCATGGCGACGGAGGAGGAGCCATGGCTATAGTATGGTACCTCGTATCGGTAGCGATCTTCAGTGGTTTTATGCTTTTGGTTGTGAGAGGAGCTCTTGAGTGGGTGGTCTCCCACACCCCAGAGGGGAAACTTGTGGACCAAAACTATATAGTGATGATTCTCATGGGCGTTCTTGTCGCTTGTTTTTTGACAGACATGCTTGGTTTGTCTATAGGCGTGGGACCCATTTGGCTAGGGTTGGTTGTCCCTCATGGTCCACCTTTGGGCTCCACGTTGGCTATTCGTAGCGAGACGTTTATCCATGAGTTCTTGATGCCTTTTTCATTTGGTTTAGTGGGTTTGAACACCAATGTATACTTACTTACCAGCGATATATGGGGGCAAGAGCTATCTCCTCTCGTCTACATGGTCATCGTTGGATTCATCACTAAGTTCATTGccgttgttgctgctgctgtcTTCTTTAAAGTCCCTACTAGAGATAGTCTCACGTTAGGTCTCATGATGAATTTGAGAGGCCAGATTGATATGTTACTATACTTGCATTGGATAGACAAACGTATTGTTGGTTTAGCCGGTTTTACTGTTTTGGTTTTGCAATCGGTTGTGATTACCGGTATATCGACGCCCCTTATCAGCTTCCTTTACGATCCAAACCGTCCTTACAGAATCAGCAAGCACCGCACCATCCAACACACTCCTCCTTCCACCGAGATGGGTTTGGTTCTTGCCGTGTCTGACCATGAAGCCTTGTCTGGCTTAATCACTTTCCTTGACCTAGCTTATCCCACTTCAAGTAGTCCGTTCTCTATATACGCTATACAGTTGGTTGAACTGATGGGTCGAGCTTCACCGGTTTTTATTGAAGAGAAAGACGTTGAGGAgggggaagaagaagatcatcATGAGCGTATCCGAAGCAGACGTGTTGACCAAGTGCAAAGCGCATTTAAGTTGTACCAGGAGAATAGAAATGAATGTGTAACGTTGCATGCTTACACCGCTCATGCACCGAAGCGGTTAATGTATCAAGATATTTGCGAGTTAGCTTTGGTCAAGAAAACAGCTTTCATTCTCTTACCTTATCAACAAGAGCGTCTTGATGATGCTGCACCAACGGAGCTACGTAACTCCGGGATGCTATCAGTGAACGCGGATGTCTTGGCGCACACGCCATGCTCGGTTTGTATTTACTACGACAAAGGAAGGCTTAAAAACGCGGTGTTTCGGTCCTTAGATGACGTCCAGCAACATTCAACCTCTTTGAGCCGTGTGAGACAAGAAACGTACcgttttgttgttttgttctTGGGAGGAGCTGATAACAGAGAAGCTCTCCATCTAGCCGACAGGATGACGGTAAACCCGGACATAACCTTGACGGTGATCAGGTTCTTGGCCTTCAACCACGAAGGAGAGGacgagaaggagaagaagcttgACGATGGGGTGGTGACGTGGTTTTGGGTCAAGAATGAAGGTAAAGATAGGGTTAGTTACAAGGAGGTTGTGGTCAAGAACGGTGCGGAGACGCTTGCTGCGATCCAGGCGATGAATGTCAACGACTATGATCTGTGGATAACGGGGAAGAGAGAAGGAATCAATCCAAAGATTTTAGAAGGGCTTGCGGAGTGGAGCGAGAACCACCAGCTGGGAGTCATCGGAGAAACTGTGGCTGGGAGTATATTTGCGTCGGAGGGTTCGGTGTTAGTGGTGCAGCAACAGGTGAGAAACAGGAAGGGTGGTGACGCTTTCTTGAATGGCAAGTTTGATTACAAGAGTTTAGTGTCTTCTTGGTCGTGTTATAGATGA
- the LOC103856911 gene encoding uncharacterized protein LOC103856911, protein MSQTKIGIQHNSGLVGSELDWSVKKIKSGSYVCWFGLKKKKKVNPDSPRTPLPPDHPTYSSSCSSSSTLPLLHSSSTPPPLLSLSASRTLPDTMSNHVRDIPGSPKESYKMLYSYLYMLEQVNPGTKTCLKLDDRSKFEYLFIALGACIEGFAVMRKVIAVEGIRLKNGGVLVFAKAQDPNGQSYPLAFAVVDGENLASWTWFFEMLKSVIPDSSELVFISTLHQSLIFAIGNVFPQAHHGHCLWHLKEKVKLHACNVNKNIVGQKLMELGRYYTVDDFNSAYDSFKIRCPAAYKYVEECGIEKDKWARVFFPRDRYNLDTSNTLGSMKNVFKEATRWALIPMLDCIIRKFSDWFTQRKDVVSRSMNTRLVPRVENYLHDLWAVAHKLPVRELDSYELKYEITDTAGKVFWATLVGKTCTCKVWDYEKFPCLHGLAAYIYFARNVDGRRLDIHELCSKYYWTEMWHLAYSRTLNVVPDMASWNVPDQIKEVKIIPPYRIKRQGRKRV, encoded by the exons ATGTCCCAAACCAAAATCGGCATCCAACATAACTCGGGTTTGGTCGGATCTGAATTGGATTGgtctgtaaaaaaaattaaaagtggtTCTTATGTTTGTTGGTTTggtctaaaaaaaaagaaaaaagtgaatCCCGATTCTCCCCGAACTCCCCTCCCCCCAGACCACCCAACCTACAGCTCCTCCTGCAGCTCCTCCTCCACTCTCCCCCTCCTCCACTCCTCCTCCACTCCTCCTccactcctctctctctcagctTCTCGAACGCTGCCG GACACAATGAGCAATCACGTCAGAGATATACCTGGTAGTCCGAAAGAGAGCTACAAGATGTTGTATAGCTATTTGTACATGTTAGAGCAAGTGAATCCGGGGACAAAAACCTGTTTGAAATTGGATGATAGAAGTAAATTTGAGTACCTTTTCATAGCTTTGGGAGCTTGCATTGAAGGGTTTGCAGTTATGAGGAAGGTGATAGCTGTGGAGGGGATACGTCTGAAGAACGGTGGTGTTTTAGTTTTCGCGAAAGCTCAGGATCCTAATGGTCAGAGTTATCCACTTGCGTTTGCAGTAGTAGATGGTGAGAATCTTGCTAGTTGGACTTGGTTTTTCGAGATGCTTAAAAGTGTTATACCAGACTCTTCTGAACTGGTTTTCATTAGTACTCTTCATCAGAGCTTGATTTTCGCCATAGGAAACGTATTTCCACAGGCTCACCATGGTCATTGTTTATGGCATTTGAAGGAAAAGGTGAAATTACATGCTTGTAACGTCAACAAGAATATAGTCGGGCAAAAACTTATGGAGTTGGGCAGATATTACACGGTTGATGACTTCAATTCTGCTTACGACTCATTTAAGATAAGATGTCCAGCTGCGTACAAGTATGTGGAGGAATGTGGTATTGAAAAGGACAAATGGGCAAGGGTTTTTTTCCCACGTGATAGGTACAACTTGGATACAAGCAACACTCTGGGATCAATGAAGAACGTGTTTAAAGAGGCAACAAGGTGGGCCTTAATACCAATGCTGGATTGTATCATTAGGAAATTCTCTGATTGGTTCACTCAACGGAAGGATGTTGTTTCTAGATCAATGAATACAAGACTGGTGCCTCGGGTTGAGAACTACTTGCACGATCTATGGGCTGTTGCACATAAGTTACCTGTGCGGGAACTTGATAGTTACGAGCTTAAGTACGAGATCACTGACACTGCAGGAAAGGTGTTTTGGGCGACCTTGGTTGGAAAAACTTGTACTTGCAAGGTGTGGGACTATGAAAAGTTCCCTTGTCTGCATGGACTGGCAGCTTATATCTATTTCGCTAGGAATGTTGATGGCAGGCGCCTTGATATCCATGAGTTGTGCTCAAAATACTACTGGACGGAAATGTGGCATTTGGCGTATTCCAGAACACTTAATGTTGTGCCCGACATGGCTTCTTGGAATGTACCAGATCAGATCAAGGAGGTGAAGATCATACCTCCATATCGCATCAAGCGGCAAGGAAGGAAAAGAGTTTAA
- the LOC117132967 gene encoding uncharacterized protein At3g43530-like, giving the protein MVETRLGKRKDRPPPTAPPPQKSGTSKNSKKNKPKKSSKKRKTTDEESPAVDFVGTVGVAEENEVEEPAKDVEDREKEKEESEKEKEREEENGDEDEEEEENSDESQEEKDENGDKDEEEEGNSDESQEEKDENGDKDEEEEGNSDEEVENKDEEKIQEEEDTGEEENGTPEENRGQNENENQEQGEPPLEAELGNVDGDGEGVLGQGEEELEATEAIKPLRMYFYESEYKKQIKLATKCFVKDVMVTFDNLEPPMSDTERKWFEKHPQFCHVFHLEKDSNHMVQGMWMLLLRTVDSSKRKEVWFIVNGVPIRYGLREHALISGLSCRNYPLGYKEFGDRKFVKRHFKKGESIRLEDVKAKLLAMGEHRDRLKMMVLFFLGSVICAQTKVGKGARDVLEFFQRAVDDLEFCENFPWGRYSFDYMVKEISHTIDHFGGRVREKTLWPLPGFCLPLELLAFEAIPKLGLKFRKEVEDVDVDCPRMCRSVFKSAGMKGFSLSKLNRELDKLDKITSRDIHSILPTKTEEEVALLEEMTEEEDDVDVDDISVDSWIKRLAEGHSVFFEEMYDVDVAARDPNAQEAVDEDQDDEEGGEEGGASQKKMMEELIKQVKMFGTQLKRVKKTMDKFEERMVVPFEAFMKKAMDEGQGSRE; this is encoded by the exons ATGGTTGAAACTAGGCTGGGTAAGAGAAAGGATAGGCCTCCTCCAACGGCTCCTCCTCCGCAAAAGAGCGGGACCTCGAAGAACTCGAAGAAGAACAAACCGAAGAAGAGTTCCAAGAAGAGAAAAACGACGGATGAGGAATCACCGGCGGTTGATTTTGTTGGAACCGTGGGAGTTGCGGAGGAGAATGAAGTAGAAGAACCGGCTAAGGATGTAGAAGATcgggagaaagagaaagaagaatcggagaaggagaaagaaagggaagaagaaaatggagacgaagatgaagaggaagaagaaaatagCGATGAATCTCAAGAAGAGAAAGACGAAAATGGAGacaaagatgaagaggaagaaggaaaTAGCGATGAATCTCAAGAAGAGAAAGACGAAAATGGAGacaaagatgaagaggaagaaggaaaTAGCGATGAAGAAGTAGAGaacaaagatgaagaaaaaatcCAAGAGGAGGAAGACACCGGAGAAGAAGAGAACGGGACTCCCGAAGAGAACAGAGgtcaaaatgaaaatgaaaatcaagAACAAGGAGAACCCCCATTGGAAGCGGAATTAGGAAAtgttgatggtgatggtgaagGGGTTCTCGGGCAAGGAGAAGAG GAATTAGAGGCAACCGAGGCAATCAAACCGTTGAGGATGTACTTCTATGAGTCGGAgtacaagaaacaaataaagCTAGCGACCAAATGTTTCGTCAAAGACGTTATGGTTACATTTGACAATCTGGAACCGCCGATGAGTGATACTGAGAGGAAGTGGTTTGAGAAGCATCCACAATTCTGTCACGTGTTCCACCTGGAGAAAGACTCAAACCACATGGTCCAAGGAATGTGGATGTTGCTATTGCGGACAGTGGATAGCTCGAAGAGGAAGGAAGTGTGGTTCATTGTGAATGGTGTTCCCATCCGCTATGGCCTGAGAGAACACGCTTTGATCTCAGGTCTTAGCTGCCGCAACTATCCACTTGGGTATAAGGAGTTTGGTGATAGAAAGTTCGTGAAGCGCCATTTCAAGAAGGGAGAATCAATAAGGCTTGAGGATGTCAAAGCGAAGCTGTTGGCTATGGGAGAACACAGAGACCGGCTGAAGATGATGGTTTTGTTCTTTTTAGGAAGTGTTATCTGTGCGCAAACGAAAGTAGGAAAAGGCGCCAGAGATGTTTTGGAATTCTTCCAAAGAGCTGTGGACGATCTCGAGTTCTGCGAAAACTTTCCATGGGGGAGGTACTCGTTTGATTACATGGTTAAGGAGATATCGCACACCATAGATCATTTTGGAGGCCGGGTTAGAGAGAAGACTTTATGGCCACTTCCAGGTTTCTGTCTGCCACTGGAG TTGCTTGCTTTTGAGGCAATTCCCAAGTTGGGATTGAAGTTCAGAAAAGAGGTTGAAGACGTCGATGTAGACTGTCCTAGGATGTGCAGATCAGTCTTTAAATCAGCAGGGATGAAAGGGTTTTCACTTTCAAAATTGAATCGGGAACTGGACAAACTGGACAAAATAACG TCACGGGATATCCACAGCATCCTTCCTACCAAGACAGAAGAAGAAGTAGCTCTTTTGGAAGAGATGACTGAAGAGGAGGACGACGTTGATGTCGATGATATTTCTGTTGACAGTTGGATAAAGCGTCTTGCGGAAGGACATTCAGTCTTTTTTGAAGAGATGTATGATGTAGACGTTGCTGCGCGTGATCCAAATGCACAAGAGGCTGTCGACGAAGATCAGGATGACGAAGAAGGTGGAGAGGAAGGAGGCGCAAGccagaagaagatgatggaggAGTTGATCAAACAAGTGAAAATGTTTGGCACTCAGCTAAAGAGAGTTAAGAAGACAATGGACAAGTTTGAGGAAAGGATGGTGGTTCCGTTTGAGGCGTTTATGAAGAAAGCTATGGATGAAGGGCAAGGAAGCAGGGAGTGA
- the LOC103856691 gene encoding exocyst complex component EXO70B1, producing MAENGEEKLLAVARHIAKTLGHNESMADDILQIFSTFDGRFSREKLSEDQQPSDDGSGGVAALERALNSLDSQISRFVASDQPIWSDPADSAAFLDAIDELVNLTREWSHASSEKPISACLSRADDMMQQAMFRIEEEFRSLMDHGAESFPVSHRFDESEEEDDVDDGEEDYDDSQIPVAQPLTDYDLIIDALSSATINDLHEITKRMLAAGFDKSCSHVYSGSRREFLEESMSRLGLQKLSIEDVHKMQWQELEDEIDRWIKAANVALRILFPSERRLCDRVFFGFSSAADLSFMEVCRGSTIQLLNFADAVAIGSRSPERLFKVLDVFETMRDLMVEFESVFSDQFCVVLRNEAVTIWKRLGEAVRGIFMELENLIRRDPAKAAVPGGGLHPITRYVMNYLRAACRSRQTLEQVFEESNGVPSKDSTLLTVQMSWIMELLESNLEVKSKVYKDPALSYVFLMNNGRYIVQKVRDGELGVLLGEDWIRKHNAKVKQYQMSYQRSSWNKMIGLLKVDNAAVGMNGLGKAMKEKLKEFNMQFDEVCKAHSTWVVFDEQMREELRTSLARLLLPAYGNFIARFQNLGDIGKNADRYIKYGVEDIEARVNDLFNGTSTARK from the coding sequence ATGGCAGAGAACGGCGAAGAAAAGCTACTCGCCGTCGCACGTCACATAGCCAAAACTCTCGGCCACAACGAATCAATGGCCGACGACATCCTCCAGATCTTCTCCACCTTCGACGGCAGATTCTCCCGCGAGAAGCTCTCCGAGGACCAACAACCCTCAGACGACGGATCCGGAGGAGTCGCCGCCCTCGAGCGAGCTCTCAACTCCCTAGACTCCCAGATCTCCCGCTTCGTCGCCTCCGATCAGCCAATCTGGTCCGATCCCGCCGACTCCGCCGCCTTCCTCGACGCGATCGACGAGCTCGTGAACCTCACCAGAGAGTGGAGCCACGCGTCCTCAGAAAAGCCCATCAGCGCGTGTCTCTCACGCGCCGACGACATGATGCAGCAGGCCATGTTCCGTATAGAGGAAGAGTTCAGGTCTCTCATGGACCACGGCGCCGAGTCCTTCCCGGTGAGCCACCGTTTCGACGAATCCGAGGAGGAAGACGATGTtgatgatggagaagaagacTACGACGATTCTCAGATCCCAGTCGCGCAGCCGCTAACTGACTACGACCTCATCATCGACGCGCTCTCTTCAGCAACGATCAACGATCTCCACGAGATAACTAAGCGCATGCTCGCGGCTGGATTCGACAAATCGTGCTCCCACGTGTACAGTGGGTCCCGGAGAGAGTTTCTCGAAGAGAGCATGTCGAGGTTAGGCCTCCAGAAGCTGAGCATCGAAGACGTTCATAAGATGCAGTGGCAGGAGCTCGAGGATGAGATCGACCGTTGGATCAAAGCCGCCAACGTCGCTCTCCGCATCCTGTTTCCTAGCGAGCGGCGTCTCTGCGACCGTGTCTTCTTCGGCTTCTCCTCAGCTGCTGATCTCTCCTTCATGGAGGTGTGCCGCGGGTCAACGATCCAGCTCTTGAACTTCGCTGACGCGGTTGCTATTGGAAGCAGGTCTCCGGAGAGGCTGTTTAAAGTGCTCGACGTGTTCGAGACGATGAGGGATTTGATGGTTGAGTTCGAGTCTGTGTTCTCTGATCAGTTTTGTGTAGTGCTTAGAAACGAAGCTGTGACGATTTGGAAGCGGTTGGGGGAGGCGGTTAGAGGTATATTCATGGAGCTTGAGAATCTGATCCGGAGAGATCCGGCGAAAGCTGCTGTTCCTGGGGGTGGTCTGCATCCGATCACTCGGTATGTGATGAACTACCTCCGCGCGGCGTGCAGGTCTAGGCAGACTCTGGAGCAAGTGTTTGAGGAGAGCAATGGTGTGCCGTCGAAAGACTCGACTCTGTTGACTGTACAGATGTCTTGGATCATGGAGCTTTTGGAGAGTAATCTCGAAGTGAAGTCCAAAGTGTATAAAGATCCGGCGTTGAGCTATGTGTTTCTGATGAACAACGGGAGATACATTGTTCAGAAAGTGAGAGACGGCGAGCTTGGAGTGCTTTTGGGAGAGGATTGGATTCGGAAACATAACGCTAAAGTGAAGCAATACCAGATGAGTTATCAGAGAAGCTCGTGGAATAAGATGATTGGGTTGCTGAAGGTGGACAACGCGGCGGTGGGGATGAACGGGTTAGGGAAAGCAATGAAGGAGAAGCTGAAGGAGTTTAATATGCAGTTTGATGAGGTTTGTAAGGCTCATTCGACTTGGGTTGTGTTTGACGAGCAGATGAGAGAGGAGCTGAGAACCTCGCTGGCTAGGCTGTTGTTGCCGGCGTACGGGAACTTCATAGCAAGGTTTCAGAACCTTGGAGATATAGGGAAAAACGCGGATAGGTACATCAAGTATGGTGTTGAGGACATAGAGGCGCGTGTTAACGATCTGTTCAATGGGACATCAACCGCAAGGAAATGA